One Thermodesulfovibrionales bacterium genomic window, GGGCGGGGAACATTACCGTTACGCTCCGTTATGATATGGGAGGAAAGAAGGCATATATCGACGTTGCTGATAATGGCCCTGGGATAAGGGAAGAAGACAAGGAAAAACTCTTTCTGCCTTACTTCTCAACAAAAGACGGCGGGACGGGGCTTGGCCTAGCGATTGCGAGTAAGATCGTTGCCGACCATAGGGGATATCTGAGGGTAAAGGACAATGAACCGCAGGGAACGGTCTTCACCATCGAAATGCCGATAAGCGAAGGGGAGTAGAGGAGTGAAAGAGACAGTGTTGCAGTCGGATGATTTCCGATGCTGACCTTAGCATCACATTGCTGCGCCCGCGATGGCCGTTGCTTCGGGAAGGAGGGATCATGGAACCGGTAATACTCATTGTAGATGATGAGGAGGGAATACGGGAAAGCCTCTCGGCCATATTTGAAGACGAGGGATATGGCGTCATTGCTGCCGGGTCAGGGGAAGAGGCCCTCCGCATGATTAAGGAACAGCTGCCTGACCTGATACTCCTTGATGTCTGGCTCCCGGGAATGGACGGCATCCAGACCCTGCAGGAAATCAGGGCGCTCCATGGGGAACCGCCGGTGATCATGATTTCAGGACATGGAAATATCGAGGCGGCCGTAAAAGCTACAAGGATCGGCGCATACGACTTCCTCGAGAAGCCTCTCTCGCTCGAGAGGGTCCTGCTCAGTGCGAAAAGGGCACTCGAGAAGGGCGCCCTCGAAAGAGAAAACAGGGACCTCCGGGAGAGCGTGATCAAGAAATGGTTGCTCATAGGGGAATCTGCGGCCATGAAGGGTCTCCGTGAACAGATCGGAATGGCTGCACCGAGTAACAGCAGGGTTTTCATAACAGGTGAGAGCGGTTCCGGGAAAGAGGTTGTTGCGAGACTGCTCCACGGGATGAGCGGTCGGGCTGAAAGACCCTTTATTGAGGTGAATTGCGCGGCGATCCCTCACGAGCTCATAGAGAGTGAGCTCTTTGGCCATGAAAAAGGTTCCTTTACCGGGGCATCGGAGAAAAAGAAGGGGAAATTTGAACTGGCAGACGGCGGCACCCTTTTCCTGGACGAGATAGGAGACATGTCGCTTCAGACACAGGCGAAGGTCTTGCGGGTATTAGAGACACAGGAGTTTCAGCGGGTGGGCGGCAGCACAAACATAAAAGTGGATGTGAGGATTCTTGCCGCAACGAACAAGAACATCGCGGAAGAAGTCGAGAAGGGTGCCTTCAGGAGTGACCTTTTCTTCAGGCTCAACGTTATACCGATTTCTGTCCCGCCCCTCAGGGAGCGGAGGGAGGACATCCCTTCGCTTGTTGAATATTTTGCACAATCCCTTGCAACGGAGCATGGGAAACCTCTGAAAAAAATAACTTCTGAAGCGATCAAGGACCTGCAGCTGTATGACTGGCCCGGAAACATACGGGAGCTGAAGAATCTCATCGAGAGACTCGTGATCATGACCTCATCGGCTGCGATCGATAGGGATGATCTCCAGCTCGTGAGAGGGAAGAAAGAGAGCGCGGATTACTTTTCCTATGGAACGCTTAAAGAGGCCCGGGAGGGCTTTGAAAAAGACTTCCTTTCCCGTAAACTTGAGGAAAACAACGGCAACATTTCGCGAACTGCCGAGATACTGCAGATCGAAAGGAGTAATCTTCACAGAAAGATAAAGGCGTACAAGATAAAAGTGGATAGTTAGCCTTTACCCTTCTCGCCCTTTCAGAGATCCGGCGCTGTCCCGTTCCCCCATTCGCTCCCGCGAAAGTCTCTGCTCCGAAACCGCCTTCTCTTCCGCTCCTCCTCTTTCCCACTGAATGTGTCTCTTCCACGCCCTTCCTTTAGCCGGAAAATCAGACCGGTAGTGTGCGCCGATGCTCCCCTTCCTCGCCAGTGCCGATTCCGTGATCAGGTGAGCGACCGTTATCATGTTTTTCGTTTCCTGCTCCTGTTTTACAAGGGAGATTTCATCAGAAAAGGGCATCCAGCGGGAGAGCCTCTCCCGGGCGAACAAAAGCGACTCAGAACATCTGATTATCCCGACTTTCTCCCACATGAGTTTTCTCAGGGCCGCCCTCGCTTCAGCCAGATCCACCGGGGGGAAACAATGCGCTGCCCGGACAGCATGAGGTCGTTTGTTCGACGCCGAAATTCTCGGGCTCCGGGAATACTGCGAGGCAGCCAGCCCCGCCCTCGCGCCAAAAACAAGCCCTTCAAGGAGACTGTTGCTCGCAAGCCTGTTCGCACCATGCACCCCGGTGCAGGCCACCTCTCCGGCCGCATAGAGACGCGGAATATTTGTTGCTCCGTAAAGATCCGTCTTGATTCCTCCCATGACGTAGTGGGCCGCCGGAGTGACCGGAATAAGATCTTCCGTTATATCTATGCGGTACGCCCTGCATGTTGCGTTGATTCTCGGGAATCTCTTCACGAGAAAGCTCTTCTTGAGATGTGTCAGGTCGAGGTAGACATGGGAACTCCCTGTTTCTACCATCTCTGATAGTATCGCCCTCGATACCACATCCCGGGGGGCAAGCTCCGCAAGGGGATGATATCTCTCCATGAAGAGTCGTCTGTGGATATTTCTCAGGAGGGCACCTTCCCCCCGCATCGCCTCGCTCAGGAGGAAGTGAGGAGCACCCGGGACATAAAGGCTTGTTGGATGAAATTGCACAAATTCCATGTCTTCGAGAATGGCTCCGGCACGACACGCTATTGCCATCCCGTCTCCCGTAGCCACTCCCGGGTTTGTTGTCCTTTCGTACAACTGCCCGGCACCACCGGTGGCAAGAATCGTCGCCTTTGCAGAAAGGCCAACGACCTTTCCATCCCTGAGGACAGAGATGCCGGTGCATTCACCGTCTCTCACGTTGAGGCCGAGCGTAAAGGCAAAGGGATACTTCTTCACAGACGGGTATGTCCTCACCTTCGTGAGGAGTACCCTTTCAAGCTCCCTTCCCGTCGAATCTCCTTGGGCATGGAGCACACGATTCTTCGAGTGTGCCGCCTCCCTCGTGAAGGCGAGTTTGGTCCCCTCTTTATCAAATTCCGCTCCCCACGAGATAAGCTCGGTTATCCTCTCGAGCCCCTCTTCGACGAGGACCTTGACGGCACCCTCCCTGCAGAGCCCGTCTCCTGCCCTGAGAGTATCTTCAAAATGAATGCCCACTTCGTCCTCATCGCTGAGCGCAACAGCGATTCCTCCCTGTGCGTATTCCGTGCTGCTCTCCGTGGGTGTGTCCTTCGTTATGATGACCACATCGCCGTACTTCGCCAACTCGATCGCGGCTCTGAGGCCTGCCACACCGCTTCCGACGACGAGAAAATCAACGAACTCTTCATCCATTGAGCCTGCCGCTTCTGAATTCCTCAAGGTCGAGTGAAACAAATTTATACCCTAGGGAGATCAGTTTTTCTCTGACAGCTGTCCTTGTTTCCGGGTTGAGCATTTTCGGGATATCCTGCTCCTTCAGCTCGATCCTCGCGACGTCCCGGTGATGCCTAACCCTGACTTCTTGAAACCCGAGTGACTTCAAGAAGGTTTCGGCCGCTTCCACCTGCTTCAGCGCCTCTCGCGTTATCGTTTCACCGTAGGGAAACCGCGAAGAGAGACAGGGAGAAGAGGGCTTGTCCCATGTGGGGAGAGACAGTTCGCGGGACAACCGCCGCACATCCTGCTTTCTCAATCCGGCCTCGATAAGCGGACTCCGTATGCCGTGTTTCAAGGCGGCCTTCCTCCCGGGCCTCCAGTCGTGGAGATCATCAAGGTTACTGCCGTCGAGGACGAATCTGTACCCGGCGGATCGGGCGATCTCCTTCAATCTTCCGAAGAGATGATCCTTGCAGTAGAAGCACCGGTCGACGGGGTTCTTCACGAACTCGGCAAGTTCCAGTTCTCCTGACTCGATGATGGTGTGACGAACTCCGAGCCTTCGCGCGATATCCTTGGCATCACGGAAGTCCTGCCCCGGCATCGCAGGAGACACGGCGGTTACCGCCATTGTGCCTATACCCGAGAGTACCGCGGCCTTGAGCAGGAAGGTACTGTCGACGCCTCCGGAGTAAGCGATGACGGCACTTTCCATCTCCGTGAAGATGTCTCTCAGACGAATTATCTCGGGAGCATCAAAGGCTGTTGTACTCATGGCTATCCTCTCGGTTTCTCTTTCCCGCCTCGACATGCCAAGGGACAGGGCTGACCCTTCTATAACTGAATAACTTCATAGTTCTCCTGATGGAGTTTGTTGTCTTCCTTAACAATGACCTTCACCCCGTACTTATTTTCGATATCCTCCAGTCCCGATCTCTCTTCATCGGAGAGCAGTTCCGCTACAGACGGATGGGCCGTCACGATAATCCTTTCACCGCCGTGCCGAGCCATCTTGGTGATCTTTCTGAATATTTCGTAGCAGAGGGTCAGCGGGGACTTCACAAACCCCTTCCCTTCACAGT contains:
- the nadB gene encoding L-aspartate oxidase, producing the protein MDEEFVDFLVVGSGVAGLRAAIELAKYGDVVIITKDTPTESSTEYAQGGIAVALSDEDEVGIHFEDTLRAGDGLCREGAVKVLVEEGLERITELISWGAEFDKEGTKLAFTREAAHSKNRVLHAQGDSTGRELERVLLTKVRTYPSVKKYPFAFTLGLNVRDGECTGISVLRDGKVVGLSAKATILATGGAGQLYERTTNPGVATGDGMAIACRAGAILEDMEFVQFHPTSLYVPGAPHFLLSEAMRGEGALLRNIHRRLFMERYHPLAELAPRDVVSRAILSEMVETGSSHVYLDLTHLKKSFLVKRFPRINATCRAYRIDITEDLIPVTPAAHYVMGGIKTDLYGATNIPRLYAAGEVACTGVHGANRLASNSLLEGLVFGARAGLAASQYSRSPRISASNKRPHAVRAAHCFPPVDLAEARAALRKLMWEKVGIIRCSESLLFARERLSRWMPFSDEISLVKQEQETKNMITVAHLITESALARKGSIGAHYRSDFPAKGRAWKRHIQWERGGAEEKAVSEQRLSRERMGERDSAGSLKGREG
- the larE gene encoding ATP-dependent sacrificial sulfur transferase LarE, with the translated sequence MSTTAFDAPEIIRLRDIFTEMESAVIAYSGGVDSTFLLKAAVLSGIGTMAVTAVSPAMPGQDFRDAKDIARRLGVRHTIIESGELELAEFVKNPVDRCFYCKDHLFGRLKEIARSAGYRFVLDGSNLDDLHDWRPGRKAALKHGIRSPLIEAGLRKQDVRRLSRELSLPTWDKPSSPCLSSRFPYGETITREALKQVEAAETFLKSLGFQEVRVRHHRDVARIELKEQDIPKMLNPETRTAVREKLISLGYKFVSLDLEEFRSGRLNG
- a CDS encoding sigma-54 dependent transcriptional regulator yields the protein MEPVILIVDDEEGIRESLSAIFEDEGYGVIAAGSGEEALRMIKEQLPDLILLDVWLPGMDGIQTLQEIRALHGEPPVIMISGHGNIEAAVKATRIGAYDFLEKPLSLERVLLSAKRALEKGALERENRDLRESVIKKWLLIGESAAMKGLREQIGMAAPSNSRVFITGESGSGKEVVARLLHGMSGRAERPFIEVNCAAIPHELIESELFGHEKGSFTGASEKKKGKFELADGGTLFLDEIGDMSLQTQAKVLRVLETQEFQRVGGSTNIKVDVRILAATNKNIAEEVEKGAFRSDLFFRLNVIPISVPPLRERREDIPSLVEYFAQSLATEHGKPLKKITSEAIKDLQLYDWPGNIRELKNLIERLVIMTSSAAIDRDDLQLVRGKKESADYFSYGTLKEAREGFEKDFLSRKLEENNGNISRTAEILQIERSNLHRKIKAYKIKVDS
- a CDS encoding ATP-binding protein, yielding MPEIVKAPTALNAIVEEVVNLYRDNKGFTITVSLPEVTPLVDLDGEQFKRVLINLFDNAIHATGGAGNITVTLRYDMGGKKAYIDVADNGPGIREEDKEKLFLPYFSTKDGGTGLGLAIASKIVADHRGYLRVKDNEPQGTVFTIEMPISEGE